The Borreliella andersonii genome contains the following window.
TAAAGATAATTTATTAGTATACAATTTTTATTTTAAATGCAATAATTACAAACACTAAAATCTAAGAATTTTTGAAAAGATTTAATTGTATACATTAATTTGAATTAATAATTTAAATTACATAAACATAACAACGAATTAAAAAGTTAAAGTATAAAAACATTACAAAGCCTTGCTTAATTAAATTAATACACGGTTTTAAAAGATTTTGGGCCCAGATAAATTAAAGATTACTAAGCTCCACAACAAGAAATACATGTAATAAATTCAAAATTTTAAGATAATCAGAAACCCATTGGAAGCAAAATTGCACTATCTTTCTATAACAATTTAACATTCGAGTAACCACCAGCACCGTTTGTTAATGCATCATTACATACGATAAGCTTTTCAGCTATTAAGCTGAAAAGCTTAACTCTTTATGCTTCACCTTTGGTCAAAAAATCTCAAATAACTTGGATAACTAGCGGATAGTATTTAAAGACTTGCAAATTTTTAAAAAACTGTTACTATAGAGGCAAACAAACTCAATCTAAACTATTTGCTTGCAATAATGTATATCAATTTATTGTAAATTGCGCTAATATTTTACTTATCAAAACTTACTATTAGGAGATAGTAAAAACATGAAAAAAATTTTTACATTAATATTAATTTTTGGGTTGACAATTCAAATATTTGCCACAAAAGACACACAAGATAGGATTGAAAAAGGTATTGAAAGTTTTAATAAATATGATAAAGAGAAAAAAAACCCAATAGGGCCATTCCTTTTAAATTTACTTCTACCTTTTGGAATAGGATCCTTTGTTCAAGGGGATTATATTGGTGGAGGCTCAGTGCTTGGATTTAATTTACTAGGAGCAATCCTTTTGGGAACTGGAATTATTCTTAATCACCGTGAAACACAACCAACCGGATACATACTAACCGGAGTAGGAATAAGCATGATTTTAATATCCTATACAACTTCACTTATTATTCCATTTGCATTTGCAAATCGGTACAATGAAAATCTTAAAAGAAGACTCAGCTCTGAGCTTGCGGGATTTGAGCCCAATTTTGAGATTGGGATAACCGGATTCCAATTATCGTTTAAAAAAATTTATTAAATAAATATTAGATAATAATTTTCGTAATCTAACATTAAAATTAAAAATCAATCGTGCCAACAAAAAAGTATTCGTATTAATACTCTCTATCTGTTGGCTTATTAATTGTACTTAAAATATCCTTAAACCTTGAATTAAAAATTCTTGCAACCAATACCGCAATATTCCAACCTAATTTTTTTAATACCAAAAGGTACAATATTTTAACAATTAATAATAACAATATTAATTAAAACGTTCTAAACATATTATTAAAATGCTATAATTACTAATTATTAATAATTAAAATACTTTTTAAGGAGACTATTTTGAAAAAAACGATTATCGTATTTATAATATTAGCATTTATGCTTAATTGCAAAAATAAAAGTAATGATACTGAACCAAACAACGATCTAGATGAAAAATCTCAAAAATCGCAAGCCAAAACAAATCTAGTTGATGAGGATAGAATTGAATTTAGCAAAACAACACCTTTAGAAAAATTAGTAAGCAGACTAAACTTAAACAACACCGAAAAAGAAACACTAACATTTTTAATAAACTTATTAAAAGAAAAACTAGTAGACCCAAATATTGGCTTGCATTTTAAAAACACTGGTGGAGATGAAAGCAAAATAGAAGAGACTGTACAAAAATTTCTATCAGATCTAAAAGAAGATGAAATAAAAGAGTTGCTTGCAAAAATTAAAGAAAACAAAGATAAAAAAGAACAAGATCCAGAAGAGTTAAATACTTATAAAAGCATACTTGCTAGCGGATTTGATAGAATTTTTAATCAAGCAGATTCCAAAACCACACTTAATACCCTGAAAGACACCATATAGCGAAACCAAACCTGAAATTTGTAATTAATTAAGCTAGTGGCTTTCAACTGCTAGCTTTTAATAACTTTTTAGTTAATCAACGAATTAAATGCAAAACTTGCACTTTTTATCTTGGGGTATTTTTCAATTATTTTTTTCATAGTAGCATTAAAAAGCTGAGAATCAAGTAAAATTCTGTAAACTTTTTCATTTTTTGGATGTTGCTTGGATTTAATGGTAATCTCGGCAATCATATCACTCCAAGTTCCATTATCATAAAGAGAAACAAAGGCCTCAATCACTTTTTTAGCATCACTAGAACCAAAAGGATATGCGGTTACAAGCCCAGATTCAACTGACTTTTCAGACATTGGAAGTCTTCCTAAAAATCCACCTTTATTTTCATTAAAATTTATATCACTCCCCTTGCTTATTAATTTAAACCCAGAAACAGAATAAAATGGATCACTCTCACTAGTAGTTTCAAAAACTATTAAAGGCATAGCATAAGAAATATAGCTTCCATCAACAGGAGAAACAAGATAAGAATACTTAATGCCCTTAAGCTCCTTAATAAAATCTCCACACTCTCCAAACAAATCTCTGGCTTTAATTTTTATCCAACGAACATCAACTGGCCAAAGAAAAACATTTATTGATTTTGTTCCTTCTAAAAACTCTATTTTAGAGTAATCAATAAATTTATTTTTATTCTCAAAAGCTTTTAAAGTCTCATAATTTTGAAAATTATAAACTACACCAGAATCTCCAGAAAAAAGCCCAAAATTCATCTCTCCTAAAGCTCTTTTTTTTTGACCCAGATCATTTAACCCACTTTCTCTAATAAGCTTATTACTGCCCTCTCTATTTATCTTTGAATTATCATCTAAATTACACCCTAGGATTAAAACCACAAAGGATAAAATGATTCTTTTCAAAACGCCCCCTTTTAACTTTTAAAGTTTTAAACTTTTATCTAATATTTAAAATTTTTAAATTAGATTATTAGAAGCAAATGTAGATCAATTAACAAAAAAATCAAAATAAAAACTTTAACGCCTGCTAATCTCTTTTATCAAATCGTTTAACATGTGATTTATATAATCATAAAGTTTTTTATTTTTGCCAATATTGTTGTAATAAAGTTTAAAAATTTCTAAAAGAGAATTTCTAACTTTAAAAATCAAAACTCTTTTATTTTTGTTTCTAATAGAGCCCAATGCCTGTTTGAAAGATTTACGTGATTTCTCCATTTCTTTTAAAAACCTATTAACATCATAATTTAATGTTATTTCCTCTAACTTTCTCAATATCAACCTAGAATATTCCTTTCCAAGCCTTTTAAACAAATCGTCAAGATTTTCAAAATCTAATTCTCCGTCTAGCAAAACCTTGCAACATTGCAAAGTTTCTTCTTCTTCATCTGTTAAATTGCGCTTCCAATTTAAATGCCAATCAAGCTCTGACTTTGTAGTAAGAGAAAAATTTTTTAATTCAAGAAGTTCTTTGCTAACACTACCAATTTGTTGATTGATTGTTTTTTCAAGAGCAACGAGAATGTCTGCGCTTGAGCCACCAGCATTAATCTTGGTTAGATAAAATTGTTGACACAAATTCATATCTAGAAGAGAAATTTCATCTTCTCTATCGCTTTTATCGGAATAATTTCCAATCAATCGCATTAACGTGCTCATTTTAGAAGACAAATCCCCCCAATGCTTTTTTCCTATATCAATTAAAAACTGATTAACATCTTTTTCACTGTATCTATATTTTGCTAACACTTCATCATTGTTTAAAAGCCACCCACCAAGAGCATATCTATTCTCATCATTTTGCAAAGATTTCTTGAAAAACTCAAAATTTTTGTCTTCTTCCAAATTTAAATGGGGAATCCAAATCTCATCATGAGCATTTTTCAGCAAAGCTTTACCACGTCTTGACTTACCAATATTGCGCTTTGAAGAAGTTTCTTGCAAAAACTCATAATTATCTAAATTGTCAAAATTATTATTCGACTGATCCAAATCCTTAGGTATTAAATTTTTAGAATTTTTTAAAGTTTGCAAATCCTTTTTAAAGCCTTTAGACTCCCTTAATGCCTGGTCATTCCTGCTTTCAAAATTACTTAACCTAGAATCTTTAAGCCTATTGTTCTTAGAATCTAAGGATTTTTTCTCATTACTTATTAAATTTTGCTTA
Protein-coding sequences here:
- a CDS encoding P13 family porin, which gives rise to MKKIFTLILIFGLTIQIFATKDTQDRIEKGIESFNKYDKEKKNPIGPFLLNLLLPFGIGSFVQGDYIGGGSVLGFNLLGAILLGTGIILNHRETQPTGYILTGVGISMILISYTTSLIIPFAFANRYNENLKRRLSSELAGFEPNFEIGITGFQLSFKKIY
- a CDS encoding S2/P23 family protein, which produces MKRIILSFVVLILGCNLDDNSKINREGSNKLIRESGLNDLGQKKRALGEMNFGLFSGDSGVVYNFQNYETLKAFENKNKFIDYSKIEFLEGTKSINVFLWPVDVRWIKIKARDLFGECGDFIKELKGIKYSYLVSPVDGSYISYAMPLIVFETTSESDPFYSVSGFKLISKGSDINFNENKGGFLGRLPMSEKSVESGLVTAYPFGSSDAKKVIEAFVSLYDNGTWSDMIAEITIKSKQHPKNEKVYRILLDSQLFNATMKKIIEKYPKIKSASFAFNSLIN